The Mobula birostris isolate sMobBir1 chromosome 1, sMobBir1.hap1, whole genome shotgun sequence sequence GCTGAGAAATGGGCCCGAACAAGAGAAATTAGCCTGTTAGCTCACAATATCTATGCTAACcatgatgtcaaattaaactGTATCTGTCTGCACTTCATAAACAcgtgattctacagatgctggaaatccaatgtaacacacacaaagtgcttgaggaactcagcaggtcaggtagtatctatgaaatgagaaaacagtcaatgttttgggccaagacccttcatcaggactgagaaggaatggCGAAGAAGCAAGATtaagggggagaggaaggaatagAGGCCTGCTAGTGATGGGAAgatgtgggtgggaaagggagGGGGGTTATGGACCATCACCAGCCCTGATtgagggtcttggctcgaaaggtcaactgtttattaatttccgtaGATACTCCTTGAgctggtgtgcgtgtgtgtgtgcatccGTCTAAATGTCACTACCGTGTCTGCTTCCAACACTACCTGGCAGTGACTACCATGCATCTTTGTAGAGaatagctggctggtggtgtagcatgccggacttcggagcgaaagctcctgagttcgaatccagctggctcccgtgcatgcttttcatccgtgctgggttgagtgtcaagctaacaactcggcctcgtaaaaataagaaagccagatttaaaaaaaaacggtgtcccgatgactccactcagagttaagggctttctccttctccttctccttctccttctccttctccttctccttctccttctccttctccttctccttcttcttcttcttcttcttcttcttcttcttcttcttctttgtaGAGAATACCTCCACAGAATACTACAGCAAGAAAACCTGCCTTTGACCCAACATGTCCATGCCAACCAGGATGCCCATTTaaaccagtcccatttgcctacgCTTGGCCCATACTTCTCCAAACCTGATACAGGGTATTGAGCTGAGATTGACTGTTCcctttccacggatactgcctgacccattgagttcttccagcagatggctggttgctccaaattccagtatCTGTGGTCCTTTATGTGgctccctctaaaccaggggatcccaaccttctttatgttgtggaccaataccgttaagcaagggctctgtggaccccaggcagggaacccctgatctaaacctTTCTTAACCATGATACCTAAAGCACTGGCTAATGGATttgagtacaaagttcaaagaaaattaattaagaaagtatgtatatatcccttgagattcattttcttggagtcattcacagtagaacaaagagatacttgagaataaatttaaaaattacacacaaagcaaccacagtgcaaaagaaaacaaactgcaaataaataataataaattacgGAAGGTTCAAAAAACAAGGTAATGATAGATTTAGAAGaatataaggctaacaggaaggagcttaagaatgcaattaggagagccagaaagggccatgagaaggccttggcaagcaggatgaaggaaaactccaaggcattctacaagtatgtgaagagaaataggataagacgtgagagaataggaccaatcaagtgtgacagtggaaaagtgtgtatggaaccagtggagatagcagaggtatttaatgaatactttgcttaccagtattcactatggaaaaggatcttggtaattgtagggatgatttacagtggattgaaaagattgagcatatagacattaagaaagaggatgtgctggagcttttggaaagcatcaagttggataaatctcctgtactggacaagatgtaccctagtctactgtgggaggcaagggaggagattgctgagcctctgtcaATGACCTTTGcaacatcaatggggacagggaggtttcggaggattagagggttgaagatgttgttcccttattcaagaaaggaagtagagatagcccaggaaattgtagaccagtgaggctTGCTTcattggttggtaagttgatggagaagatcctgagaggcaggatctatgaacatttggagaggcataatatgattagggatagtcagcatggctttgtcaaaggcaggtcatgccttatgagcctgattgaattttttgaggatgtgactaaacacattgatgaaggtagagcagtagatgtagtgtatatggatttcagcaaggcatttgataaggtaccccatgcaaggcttattgagaaagtaaggaggcatgggatccaaggggacattgctttgcagatccagaactggcttgcccacagaagggaaaGAATGGTTGTAGGCGGatcatatcctgcatggaggttggtgactagtggtgtgccttggggatctgttctgggatcccttctcattgtgatttttataaaagacctggatgaggaagtggagagatgggagagtaaatttgctgatgacacaaaggttgggggtgttgtgggtagtgtggagggctgtcagaggttacagtgggacattgataggatgtaaaactgggctgagaaatggcagatggagttcaacccagataaccgTGAgagggttcattttggtaggtcaaatatgatggcagaatataatattaattgtaagacccttggcagtgtggaagatcagaaggatcttggggtccgagtccataggacactcaaagctgctgcacaggttgactctgtggataagaaggcatacggtgtattggccttcatcaatcatgggattgagtttaggagctgagaggtaatgttgcagctatataagaccctggtcagaccccactttgcgtactgtgctcagttctggtcaccttactacaggaaggatatggaaactatagaaaggattcaggggagatttacaaggatgttgcctggattggggagcatgccttatgagaataggttgagtgaacttggccttttctctttggagcgatggaggatgagaggtgacctgatagaggtgtatataatgattagattagattatgaggacacgcagtcctctttaattgtcatttagtaatgcatgcattaagaaatgatacaatattcctctggtgtgatacaacaaaaacacaggacagaccaagactaaaaaactaacaaaacataacatatagttacaacagtgcaacaataccataacttgatgaagaacagtccatggcacagtaaaaaagttcaaagtttcttgaaagtcccacatctcacgcagacgggagaaggaagaaaacgctccctgccatgcccgaccacagtccgactctgagttttctgaaaacttcgagctctgatcagccctccgacacagagtaccgagcaccatctctgtccaaatgtTTCGTcctcagcctcggttgccagcagcaggcaaagccagggatttttgGGCCTACCctttggagattctcgattgcacagtaacaacagcagcgaaccaggcattccggaaatttctccagatgttcctctgcttctcacatctgtcttcatcaaatcagaattgtccacggctcctatttaacagatacgatatcattttcaccggagagctgcgcgcgcgaggcgcactgccatcttctcctccagcatgagaggcattgatcgtgtggatagtcagaggctttttcccaggtctgaaatggctaacatgagaaggcacagttttaaggtgcttggaagtaggtaccgaggagatgtcaggggtaagttttttatgcaaagagtagtgagtgcatggaatgggctgccggcggatatgatagggtcttttaagagactcctggataggtacacggaaccaagaaaaatagagggctctcggtaaccctaggtaattcctaaagtaaatacatgttcggcacagcattgtgggccgaagggcctgtattgtactgtagtttttctatgtacaggtttcccccgccatccgacggtagagcgttcctatgaaacggttcgtaagccgaaatgtcgtaaagcgaagaagcaattaccatttatttatatgggaaaattttgtgagcgttcgcagacccaaaaacaacctaccaaatcatgccaaataacacataaaacctaaaataacagtaacatatagtaaaagcaggaatgatatgataaatacacagcctatataaagtagaaatacttttcccacaatcattgccggcacagatctccgtagcgaaaatctcacgcaagcgctgttggcaaaaacacggcgcaagcactctccagtaacctttaagctatgaagctgtcaaattataccaaataacacgtaaaaatacacagccgatataaagtagaaataatgtatgtacagtgtagtatcacttaccggaatcgggacagcgccgagcatactgatgatggtgtgttggactgagtcgtcgcaggctgggtggtgcagtggcccccaccctccggtcCACCAAccaatacattgccgtgaagcatacaggggtccagcggtagccgggacgcacccagcacatctttaagaaaaaagccgaaataaatatgctaattaattacgtgctgcccgacacgtaattgttggtccagatcagtgccgattgccgattgcatcgcctctgatctgggccgacaattacgtgtggggcagaacctaattaattagcatatttattttggcctttttcttaaagatgtgctgtgtgctactgctgcattctctgtgaatcggtacagtatctgtccgtggcctgggggtttggggtggtgggacactggggtgtcatctcatcaacTATTTCCATtacagcaggcagctcatcttctcctatgactgcccacctcgatgttgaaggtcgaggttcgtcatctgctgtggctgatgtggaaggcttgcttgactgctgagcctcgcgcatttttctatcatacagttctttgtaaggactcaaactatcctgtaaatatcccctaaacctacgtaccctttcaaaattaaagtcgtactttatcattactcattcggtttcaattgttatcctttcctcttccaattgcatcagctcttcatctgtcagttcttggtcatgggatgccaaaacctcttcaacatcatcttcgtcagcttccacaagccaaactcactttgtccttactttgttcaccacaatcgaaacgcttaattatgtctagttttacactaagtgtaacacccttacgagctctttcaggcttttttgacaccatagaactcatcttgcaaacgactgctcacaggctcgtgttaaagcaatgccggcgagaatgccgttccgaatctgggggagagcggctgctcggggcgcgcgctgaatttttttcgtaacagtgaaaataccttctgaaagcgaaaacagggtactaatatagatctttcgtaacagtgaggtttcgtaaagcaaacgttcgtaaagcgggggacacctgtatctgaATAATACTGAGAGTGAGTTGTCAAGTCCTGTTtgtgaatgtgagtccataggttgtggaatcagcttagagttgaggtgagtgaagttatccacattggttcaggttGAAAAGTAATAATACTTCCTGACGCTGGTGGcgtgtgtcctgaggctcttgcacctcGTTCCTCACAGTAGCcttgagaagagagcacggcctggacgATGgggggccttgatgatggatgctgctttcttgtggcagcactccttgtcgatgtgctcagtggtggggaaggctttgcctgtgatgggacGTTTTCTGTGGGGTTTGGtgaataattttttttctgaataatccattttaaaaaaaaaaaaaaaaaaaaaatttattcCCTTCCGATTCTGTCTTATCCCCAGACGCAACCCCGCAGGGATGCCCCACCGGTCAGAACTAGTGGAAGCCTTGCGCTACCGGCTGCAGGAGGCCACAGAGTGTGCCGAGCCAGATGTCCTGAGGGCCGTGACCGTCGACGTAGACAAGAAGCTGGCGAGCCTACCGTTCCCGCTGCCCTCCAGGAGCACTTCCTTCCGAGAAGCCGAGGTGGACCCCAAGGCTGAGGCGCTGTACCCAGGAGATGCCCCGCCGGGCATGGTGCCCCTGGCCGGCAAGGGCGTGGGTGACCGTCTGTTCGAGGCGGCCAGTGTGCTGCTGCTGGGTGACGGCAGCCTCAGCATGGAGCTGCAGCTGAGGACTATGGTGGAGATGCTGCTCCACAAGCAGTACTACCTAAACGGTATGATCGACTCCAAGGTGATGCTGCAGGCTGCCAAGTACTCACTGTGCACTGAGGAGTCGGCCCGCGACATGAACCTGCCCATGGGCATCCTGGAGGCCATCTTTGATGCCGATGTGAAGGCCACCTGCTACCTGGGCGCCTTCGCCAACATGTGGCATGTCTATGCACTGGCGTCTGTGCTACAGAGTGACATCTATTCCATTTACCCCATGAGAAACCTGAAGATCCGCCCCTACTTCAACCGGGTAATCGGCCCCCGGACCCGGCCGCCCGGGCCTCCGGTGCCTACCCTGCACATCATGTGGGCGGGCGAGCCCCTCCCCCAGGCCATCTTCAGGCCCCAGTACTTTGCCCCCGTTGTCTCCCTGCGCGGCCTTGACAGGCCGACCCCGCCGCTCAGGACATTGGAGCTGCTCAACGCCGAGCCTGACATCTCCTACTCGGTGCTGCGCGAGAGGTACAGCATCACCAAGAGCACCTTCTACCGCTGGAAGCGGCAGTCGCGGGAGCACCGGCGGCGGGCGGCTACCCGCTACGAGGCCCGCCACTACCTGCAGCGCTGCTTCGCCGAGGGCGGGGGCTTCCTGCCGCTGCAGCAGTTCCGCAGCCGGTTCCCCGACATCTCCCGCTCTACGTACTACGCCTGGAAGCACGAGATGGTGCTGATGGCTGGCGGGAGGCTGCCGCCTGGGGCCGGGACGGAGCCtgaaccgggagggggaggggctcTGTACAGCGGCGCGGGCCCGGCGAAGGAAGTGGCCAGCCCATCCGCTCAGCGCTCCCTGACCATGCAGCAGGCCAGGAGCTTCCTGCAGGAGTGTGTCCTCCTCAATGCTTGCCCACCTTACAAGAGCTTCAGAAAGAGTTACCCCTGGATCTCCAGATCCACGTACTACAATTGGAGGAAGGAGGCAATGGGCCGGACACGGGATGGCCACCAGCGCCATGGCAACGGGCATGATGGCTGCCTGACCCTGCCTCCGCCTGCTTCCCGGCTGGGGGGCAGTGGTGGCAGCAATAGCCGCCCCCTGCCGGGTCTGCTGACTGCCCCTTCTTTCTCCGCCAGGCTGCGGAGGGTGAGGCAGTGGCAGCAGCTGCAGCTGGAAGCCAGGAGGCGGGCTCAGAGCAGGCAGATGCCACTGTCTGCCCTCCGCGTGCGCTTCCCATCCATCTCCACTGCCACCTTCCTGCGCTGGAGGGCCCTGGCCCAGAAGACCGGCTCCCGGGAGCCCAGGCGGCCCCACGGGGAGTTGCCTGCCCCTGTCACTGTCCCATGGGCTGGGGCATCCTTGGTCCAGGAGGTCCCGGGAGCCGGTGTGATGCCGGAGCCCAATGGGATGGCCGTCCAGCCACCGGCTCCGGCTACTCAACACGGGCCATCGTCCAAAGCCAAGGCCAAGCTATTCCTGCAGCGCCGTTACGTGTCCAGGGACTTCCCGACCTTCCGTGAGTTTAGCAGTTACTTCCCGCACACCCCGCGTTCCACCTACTACATGTGGAAGCGGGCGCTCAACAACGGGATGATGCTGATGCACTGCCCGGGGGCGGCAGAGGAGAAGCAGACCTAGCTGGGGGCTCTGGCCAGGGAAACTCCAGCCCTGTTGGGATTCTCTTGGAATCTCCAGCCTTGTCCTGGATCAACC is a genomic window containing:
- the vrtn gene encoding vertnin, translating into MPHRSELVEALRYRLQEATECAEPDVLRAVTVDVDKKLASLPFPLPSRSTSFREAEVDPKAEALYPGDAPPGMVPLAGKGVGDRLFEAASVLLLGDGSLSMELQLRTMVEMLLHKQYYLNGMIDSKVMLQAAKYSLCTEESARDMNLPMGILEAIFDADVKATCYLGAFANMWHVYALASVLQSDIYSIYPMRNLKIRPYFNRVIGPRTRPPGPPVPTLHIMWAGEPLPQAIFRPQYFAPVVSLRGLDRPTPPLRTLELLNAEPDISYSVLRERYSITKSTFYRWKRQSREHRRRAATRYEARHYLQRCFAEGGGFLPLQQFRSRFPDISRSTYYAWKHEMVLMAGGRLPPGAGTEPEPGGGGALYSGAGPAKEVASPSAQRSLTMQQARSFLQECVLLNACPPYKSFRKSYPWISRSTYYNWRKEAMGRTRDGHQRHGNGHDGCLTLPPPASRLGGSGGSNSRPLPGLLTAPSFSARLRRVRQWQQLQLEARRRAQSRQMPLSALRVRFPSISTATFLRWRALAQKTGSREPRRPHGELPAPVTVPWAGASLVQEVPGAGVMPEPNGMAVQPPAPATQHGPSSKAKAKLFLQRRYVSRDFPTFREFSSYFPHTPRSTYYMWKRALNNGMMLMHCPGAAEEKQT